In Microbacterium foliorum, the following proteins share a genomic window:
- a CDS encoding helix-turn-helix transcriptional regulator — MDTRNEVREFLSSRRDRITPDQAGLPAYGGNRRVPGLRREEVSLLAGVSVDYYTRLERGDLSGVSDSVLDALARALQLDEAETAHLFDLARTANASPVARKPRKKVETLRPSILRLLDAMTEAPAIVRNNYFDYLAANALGRALYAPLFTTPVPNSARFAFLDPAAQEFYPEWERNTQELVAAMRGEAGRNPFDRKLTDLVGELSTRSERFRTLWAAHNVRFHRSGVKRINHPVVGEMELTYEAFELPADAGLQMSTYTAEPGTASEEKLRMLASWMATDAAVAAPETVSPERTEA, encoded by the coding sequence ATGGACACCCGCAACGAGGTGCGCGAATTCCTCTCGTCGAGGCGCGACCGCATCACCCCCGATCAGGCAGGCCTGCCCGCATACGGCGGCAACCGGCGCGTGCCGGGGCTCCGCCGAGAAGAGGTGTCGCTGCTCGCCGGCGTCAGCGTCGACTACTACACCCGGCTCGAGCGCGGCGATCTGTCCGGGGTCTCCGACAGCGTGCTCGACGCGCTCGCCCGCGCCCTGCAGCTCGACGAGGCCGAGACGGCCCACCTGTTCGACCTCGCCCGCACGGCGAACGCCTCACCGGTCGCCCGCAAGCCGCGCAAGAAGGTCGAGACGCTGCGCCCCAGCATCCTGCGCCTGCTCGACGCGATGACCGAGGCGCCCGCGATCGTGCGCAACAACTACTTCGACTACCTCGCGGCGAACGCACTGGGCCGCGCGCTCTACGCCCCGCTCTTCACGACCCCGGTGCCGAACAGTGCGCGCTTCGCCTTCCTCGACCCCGCCGCGCAGGAGTTCTACCCCGAGTGGGAGCGCAACACCCAGGAGCTCGTGGCCGCGATGCGCGGCGAGGCCGGGCGCAACCCGTTCGACCGCAAGCTCACCGATCTCGTGGGAGAGCTGTCGACCCGCAGCGAGCGGTTCCGCACCCTGTGGGCCGCGCACAACGTGCGCTTCCACCGCAGCGGCGTCAAACGCATCAACCACCCCGTCGTGGGCGAGATGGAGCTGACCTACGAGGCGTTCGAGCTGCCCGCCGACGCAGGGTTGCAGATGTCGACGTACACGGCAGAGCCGGGAACAGCGTCGGAGGAGAAACTGCGGATGCTGGCGAGCTGGATGGCGACCGACGCGGCCGTCGCCGCGCCCGAGACCGTGTCGCCGGAGCGCACCGAGGCCTGA
- a CDS encoding ClpP family protease, which yields MSEDNPIPQFGPEARRALFHERVLVLDGALDDDNGTLLMTQLLTLSAEDPTTDIALWIHSPGGSVPSMLAIRDLMKMVPNDVSTLALGLACSAGQFLLSAGTEGKRRALPHARILMHQGSAGIGGSAGEIETQADDLRHMRDTVLGLIAADTGQPVVRIFEDSLHDRWYTAGQAKDYGFIDEIVDSLSDLMPRRRVRVGLGASA from the coding sequence ATGAGCGAAGACAACCCGATCCCGCAGTTCGGACCCGAGGCCAGACGGGCGCTGTTCCACGAGCGCGTGCTCGTGCTCGACGGCGCCCTCGACGACGACAACGGCACGCTGCTCATGACGCAGCTGCTCACTCTCTCAGCCGAGGATCCGACGACCGACATCGCCCTGTGGATCCATTCGCCCGGCGGCTCGGTGCCGTCGATGCTCGCGATCCGCGACCTCATGAAGATGGTTCCGAACGACGTGTCGACCCTCGCGCTGGGCCTCGCCTGCAGCGCCGGGCAGTTCCTGCTCTCGGCCGGGACCGAGGGCAAGCGCAGGGCGCTGCCGCACGCGCGCATCCTCATGCACCAGGGGTCTGCCGGCATCGGCGGCTCGGCCGGCGAGATCGAGACGCAGGCCGACGACCTGAGGCACATGCGCGACACGGTGCTCGGGCTGATCGCGGCCGACACCGGGCAGCCCGTGGTGCGCATCTTCGAGGACTCGCTGCATGACCGCTGGTACACCGCGGGACAGGCGAAGGACTACGGCTTCATCGACGAGATCGTCGATTCGCTCTCGGATCTCATGCCGCGTCGACGAGTCCGAGTCGGACTGGGGGCGAGCGCATGA
- a CDS encoding helix-turn-helix domain-containing protein: protein MADLVPFPRAPRPARPRPSEPEPLWRQMLGDQLRRRRHDRDETLTETAENAGVSPQYLSEVERGLKEPSSEMIAAIAGALDTSLIELASGVADELRQVTAAPASAAVSASRGAFALAA from the coding sequence ATGGCCGACCTCGTCCCGTTCCCCCGCGCACCTCGCCCCGCTCGCCCTCGCCCCAGCGAACCCGAACCTCTGTGGCGCCAGATGCTCGGCGACCAGCTGCGGCGGCGACGACATGACCGCGACGAGACGCTGACCGAGACGGCCGAGAACGCCGGAGTCTCGCCGCAATACCTCTCGGAGGTCGAACGAGGACTCAAAGAGCCGTCGAGCGAGATGATCGCCGCCATCGCGGGAGCCCTCGACACCTCGCTGATCGAGCTGGCGAGCGGCGTCGCCGACGAGCTGCGTCAGGTGACGGCGGCTCCGGCATCCGCTGCGGTCTCGGCCTCGCGCGGGGCCTTCGCCCTCGCCGCCTGA
- a CDS encoding ClpP family protease — protein sequence MSGYTIPNVIAQHPRGERVMDVYSHLLAERVIYLGTGIDAGVANALIAQLLHLDADSQDAGVQFYINSEGGDPGAALAIYDTMQHIRPAVATTCVGQAIGPAALLVAAGAQGQRAALAHARIVLHQPAGQSRGAIPDLILAADEVVRVRADMEAILARHSGRSLTELRADTDRDRVFTASAALAYGLIDTVLGERAA from the coding sequence ATGAGCGGCTACACGATCCCGAACGTCATCGCGCAGCATCCGCGGGGCGAGCGCGTGATGGACGTCTACTCGCACCTGCTCGCCGAGCGGGTCATCTATCTCGGCACCGGCATCGACGCGGGAGTGGCGAACGCGCTGATCGCGCAGCTGCTGCATCTGGATGCCGACAGTCAGGACGCGGGCGTGCAGTTCTACATCAACAGCGAGGGCGGCGACCCGGGGGCCGCGCTCGCGATCTACGACACGATGCAGCACATCCGCCCCGCGGTCGCGACGACGTGCGTCGGGCAGGCGATCGGACCGGCTGCGCTGCTGGTCGCGGCTGGGGCACAGGGCCAGCGCGCGGCGTTGGCTCACGCCCGCATCGTGCTGCATCAGCCCGCCGGGCAGTCACGAGGGGCGATCCCCGACCTCATCCTCGCGGCCGACGAGGTCGTGCGCGTGCGGGCGGACATGGAGGCGATCCTCGCCAGGCACAGCGGCCGGTCACTGACCGAGCTGCGCGCCGACACCGACCGCGATCGCGTCTTCACGGCATCCGCAGCCCTCGCGTACGGGCTGATCGACACCGTCTTGGGTGAGCGGGCTGCGTGA
- a CDS encoding MFS transporter, with the protein MAQTRNSAAILTIILVSYFMILLDNSVIFTALPALAADLGLGQGELAWVQDAYTLVFGGLLLLGARAGDILGRRRVFVFGLVVFSVASLLIALAPAAWWLISARALQGVGAAIVAPSALSLLTASFDGPERDRAVVWYAATAGIGASLGMLVGGAAATLLSWRAGFWINVPIGIAMIVLAPRFLPETDAASGRFDVIGAITSTLGIGSLVFALLHGSEAGWGDPVTIASFSASLALLVTFVIAESRAAQPIMPLRLFRSRIRTGAYLVRLTYLGAMIGFFYFTTQFLQGVLGLTALQSGLAFLPMTLVNFAVALAIPRLVAHVGARVPLVVGILLTAGGMLWLSRLGIDSSYLTGVALPMLLIGAGQGLAFAPMTSFGIAGTAHEGAGAASGVVNTFHQVGMSLGLGVLVAIAAASDTSGATARAALAGEVSAALTAATGFLIAALVLALALILPSARASRTDAAEGGSTRHSLATSPTRTLEA; encoded by the coding sequence ATGGCACAGACCCGGAACAGCGCGGCGATCCTGACGATCATCCTCGTCAGCTACTTCATGATCCTGCTCGACAACTCGGTGATCTTCACGGCGCTGCCCGCGCTCGCCGCGGACCTCGGACTCGGCCAGGGCGAGCTCGCGTGGGTGCAGGACGCCTACACGCTCGTCTTCGGCGGACTCCTCCTTCTCGGCGCCCGCGCCGGTGACATCCTCGGGCGTCGACGCGTGTTCGTGTTCGGTCTGGTCGTCTTCTCCGTCGCCTCGCTGCTGATCGCCCTGGCCCCTGCCGCGTGGTGGCTCATCTCGGCCCGCGCGCTGCAGGGCGTGGGGGCTGCGATCGTGGCGCCCTCGGCGCTCTCGCTGCTGACGGCGAGCTTCGACGGCCCGGAACGTGACAGGGCCGTCGTCTGGTACGCCGCGACCGCCGGCATCGGGGCGAGCCTCGGGATGCTCGTCGGCGGCGCCGCGGCCACCCTGCTGTCGTGGCGAGCCGGGTTCTGGATCAACGTTCCGATCGGCATCGCGATGATCGTCCTCGCGCCGCGGTTCCTCCCCGAGACCGACGCAGCGTCCGGTCGTTTCGATGTCATCGGGGCGATCACCTCGACGCTCGGCATCGGCTCTCTCGTGTTCGCCCTCCTGCACGGATCCGAAGCGGGGTGGGGTGACCCCGTGACGATCGCCTCGTTCTCGGCGTCGCTCGCGCTGCTGGTCACCTTCGTGATCGCGGAGTCTCGGGCGGCGCAGCCGATCATGCCGCTGCGCCTGTTCCGCAGCCGGATCCGCACCGGGGCCTACCTGGTGCGCCTGACGTACCTCGGCGCGATGATCGGCTTCTTCTACTTCACGACGCAGTTCCTCCAGGGTGTGCTCGGTCTCACGGCGCTGCAGTCAGGGCTGGCCTTCCTCCCCATGACCCTGGTGAACTTCGCGGTCGCCCTCGCGATCCCTCGACTCGTCGCGCACGTCGGCGCGCGGGTGCCGCTGGTCGTCGGCATCCTGCTCACCGCGGGTGGGATGCTGTGGCTCAGCCGACTCGGCATCGACAGCTCGTACCTCACCGGCGTCGCCCTGCCGATGCTCCTGATCGGGGCGGGACAGGGCCTCGCGTTCGCGCCGATGACCTCATTCGGCATCGCCGGCACCGCGCACGAGGGTGCCGGTGCCGCCTCAGGGGTCGTGAACACGTTCCACCAGGTGGGCATGTCACTCGGCCTGGGCGTGCTCGTCGCGATCGCCGCGGCATCCGACACCTCGGGGGCGACTGCACGGGCAGCGCTCGCCGGAGAGGTGTCCGCGGCTCTGACCGCGGCGACCGGCTTCCTGATCGCCGCGCTCGTGCTCGCTCTCGCTCTGATCCTTCCCTCCGCGCGCGCGTCGCGAACGGATGCCGCAGAGGGGGGTTCCACCAGGCACTCCCTCGCCACTTCACCCACGCGCACACTGGAGGCATGA